TACTTAGGGCCTGTTTAAAATCTTTTCAAAAGTAGAGCAATAAAAGCAAGAACCACCATATTCAGGCTTGTATGTAGTTTTCTTTCGCAATTTTTCCATAGCCGACGACATTTTTCTATCCACGCAAAAGAACGCTCTACAACCCATCTTTTGGGAATAACTGTAAAAGTATGAAGTGTATTTCTTTTGGCTATTTCTACTATACATCCTAATATCTCCTGCACACTCTTTGCAAATTTTTCTCCAGAATATCCTCCATCTGCTAAAACATTTTTTACACCGAACAAATGGTTTTTATGTAGTGAAAATGCTTCTATACTAGTGCCGATTCAAACGGCTAGCTTAATGGGATTTAAGTCAACGACTTGAAACTTGTCGTTTATCCTACATTTCAAAATATCTGTTATTTTCGGTATCTCTTCTAAGAAGAATCCTCTAATTGCCTGAAAAAAAGTCACCGACGTTTCGTAATATCGATTGTATACCTTCTTTTCCTTTAAGATCTTCCACAAGCGTTCAATAGGATTCAAATTCGGCGAATAAGGAGGGAGATAGTGCACTTTAATCCTAGAAGACATCAGAAACTCTTCTAGTTTCTTATTTTTGTTTGATCTTGCATTATCCAAAATTACATGAATAATTCGAGCCTCTGTCTGTTTTTCTAGCTTCTTGAAAAAATCGAGCATTGCATCGGCATCAACTGTCTTATATTCCTCTGTAAAAATCTTCATTGTTCTTAGAGCCTGTTTAAAATCTTTTCAAAAGTGAGGATATTCTGGAGAAAGATTTGCAAAGAGTGTGCAGGAAATATTAGAATATATAGTAGAAATAGCAAAAAGAAATGCACTTCATACTTTTAAAGTCATTTCTAGAAGATGGGTTGTAGAGCGTTCTTTTGCGTGGATAGAAAAATGTCGCAGGCTATGGAAAAATTGCGAAAGAAAACTACATACAAGCCTGAATATGGAGGTTCTCGCTTTTATTGCTCTACTTTTGAAAAGATTTTAAACAGGCTCTTAAAAAAAGCAATAGGACTTGAAGAGATTTACAGGGTTTTCACGGTTCTTT
This is a stretch of genomic DNA from Candidatus Rhabdochlamydia oedothoracis. It encodes these proteins:
- a CDS encoding transposase encodes the protein MKIFTEEYKTVDADAMLDFFKKLEKQTEARIIHVILDNARSNKNKKLEEFLMSSRIKVHYLPPYSPNLNPIERLWKILKEKKVYNRYYETSVTFFQAIRGFFLEEIPKITDILKCRINDKFQVVDLNPIKLAV